One Anopheles marshallii chromosome 3, idAnoMarsDA_429_01, whole genome shotgun sequence genomic region harbors:
- the LOC128715268 gene encoding uncharacterized protein LOC128715268, whose product MKSLALVALCLMCYCSNNMLVVEAGRLASLEVVERLKEIEPKHAEIKYRIINFVYSAKYNLVQKSDEFYKQVFNAKEGSLDTSIALEDEMLYQLDHQSETVDRSCLRFLKTIVENNMNVAGVGYTNCINDVERGIDKELENAQKLLEVDESEIFYQSLLDVFKGENIIAGPDAVLAKLQTKAAEIDAFATDYMSGIFSIVEQFSSKLWSLRNGYQTCLAANESVLKVTYDASISQLTNICLGSIVKK is encoded by the exons ATGAAGTCTTTAGCGTTGGTCGCACTGTGCCTGATGTGTTATTGTTCCAATAAC ATGCTTGTAGTCGAAGCAGGGCGCCTAGCTTCGCTGGAAGTGGTCGAGCGCCTGAAGGAGATTGAACCGAAGCATGCAGAAATTAAGTATCGTATCATCAACTTCGTGTACTCGGCAAAGTATAACTTGGTGCAGAAATCGGACGAGTTCTACAAGCAAGTTTTCAACGCCAAGGAAGGTTCTCTCGACACTTCGATAGCACTGGAGGACGAAATGCTGTACCAACTGGATCATCAGTCGGAAACGGTCGATCGTAGCTGCCTTCGCTTTCTGAAGACAATTGTGGAAAACAACATGAACGTGGCGGGCGTCGGATACACGAATTGCATCAACGACGTGGAGCGGGGCATTGACAAGGAGCTTGAAAATGCTCAAAAGCTGCTGGAAGTGGATGAGTCCGAAATATTCTACCAGAGTCTGTTGGATGTGTTCAAAGGCGAGAACATTATAGCCGGACCCGATGCGGTTCTTGCCAAACTGCAAACGAAGGCGGCTGAAATTGATGCATTTGCCACCGACTACATGTCGGGAATATTTTCGATTGTGGAACAGTTCTCTTCCAAGTTGTGGAGTTTGAGAAATGGATATCAAACGTGTTTGGCCGCTAACGAATCGGTATTGAAAGTTACTTACGATGCGTCAATTAGTCAGCTGACGAACATTTGTCTGGGTTCGATTGTTAAAAAATGA
- the LOC128711474 gene encoding lysosomal alpha-mannosidase-like produces MKNRNKIFLLLVLQCLLVGIGANPTGSKLSFMSKHAAQCGYEGCPIVKENMLNVHLVAHTHDDVGWLKTVDQYYYGSRSSIQKAGVQYILDSVIQELLKDSTRRFIFVESAFMQKWYMEQNEEMREIVKELVDEGRLEFIGGAWSMNDEASVHYQSVIDQFTWGLRFLNDTFGECGRPRAGWQIDPFGHSREQGSLFVQMGYDGLFQGRLDFQDKSNRIAKQTMEMMWKTSDSLEGSELFTSGLYYIYAPPPGFCFDVLCNDDPIIDGPYSKDNNVKEKVDLFLDTVHNMSKTFLTNNIILTMGEDFHYQDANMWFKNLDKLIRYTNARQAEGSLVNVFYSTPSCYLKAVNEAHVEWPTKSDDFFPYASDPTAFWTGYYTSRPTQKRYEREGNHFLQVCKQLSAIAPTKETFYEDHLTTLRDVMGVMQHHDAITGTEKQHVADDYARMLYEGFEACSVNTRSALNQLAGEQDNFNFDFGYCKQANISACAMTENSDNNLVLLYNPLGHSSNDFVRLPVKDGSYLVRNDRGQTVPSTLIPIPSSVVDLPFRESEATHELVFQGEQVAPVGYKSYYVSKEESERSSSSAEIRQEDNVSIGNEHLTVHFDENGFMSSITVHGETHSLKQHFLYYDGALGNNEEFRNRSSGAYIFRPNGTEKTVTEVVEIQVVKSDIVQEVHQVFNEFISQVIRVYAGQEHVELEWLVGPIPIDDGIGKEIISRFESDIKSDGAFFTDSNGREMLRRVRNYRETWELDLAEPIPGNYYPVTTKIVIEDEQLRLAVLNDRAQGGSSLVDGQLELMVHRRLLRDDRFGVGEALNETQFNTGLIARGKHWLMFGSSSQINTTPTQTAKERFLQNKVHLPSWVFVAPSDEFTYDQYLNQFVTSFSFISKPLPLNAHLLTMEPWKEDTVLIRFEHLFAKDDDPQYSLPVQIDLQDMFADVNVVSVQETTLAGNQWKKDSKRMDYGLGPKQQAVVSPNINDNQFLVELKPMEIRTFVVRFDKK; encoded by the exons ATGAAAAACAGGAATAAGATtttcctgctgctggtgctgcaatGTTTGCTCGTCGGCATCGGGGCAAATCCAACCGGTTCCAAGCTGTCCTTCATGTCGAAGCATGCGGCCCAGTGTGGTTACGag GGTTGTCCGATCGTGAAGGAAAACATGCTCAACGTGCACCTGGTCGCTCATACGCACGATGATGTCGGATGGCTTAAAACCGTCGATCAATACTACTACGGca GCCGAAGTAGCATCCAGAAGGCGGGCGTGCAGTACATTCTCGATTCGGTGATACAAGAGCTACTGAAGGACTCGACGCGCAGGTTCATATTTGTAGAATCTGCCTTCATGCAAAAATGGTACATGGAGCAGAACGAGGAGATGCGGGAAATCGTAAAAGAGCTCGTAGATGAGGGACGGCTGGAGTTCATCGGTGGTGCCTGGAGCATGAACGATGAGGCCTCGGTCCACTATCAGAGCGTGATCGATCAGTTTACCTGGGGGTTACGATTTTTGAACGACACTTTTGGCGAGTGCGGACGTCCCAGGGCCGGGTGGCAGATTGATCCGTTCGGGCACTCGCGCGAGCAGGGATCACTGTTCGTGCAGATGGGCTATGATGGATTGTTCCAGGGCCGGTTAGATTTCCAGGACAAAAGCAACCGTATCGCTAAGCAAACGATGGAGATGATGTGGAAGACGAGCGACAGCCTGGAGGGCAGTGAGTTGTTTACTAGCGGGCTGTATTACATATATGCGCCACCGCCTGGTTTTTGCTTTGACGTGTTGTGTAACGACGATCCAATCATAGATGGGCCTTACTCGAAAGATAATAATGTGAAGGAGAAG GTGGATCTATTTTTGGACACCGTCCACAACATGTCCAAGACGTTCTTGACGAACAATATCATTCTTACGATGGGTGAAGACTTCCATTACCAAGATGCAAATATGTGGTTTAAAAATTTGGACAAACTTATCAG ATATACAAATGCACGCCAAGCAGAAGGATCGCTCGTTAATGTATTTTACTCTACGCCTTCCTGCTACTTGAAGGCAGTTAACGAAGCACATGTCGAATGGCCAACAAAGTCCGACGATTTCTTCCCCTACGCTTCCGACCCTACCGCCTTTTGGACGGGCTATTACACATCCAGACCTACCCAGAAGCGTTACGAACGGGAAGGAAATCATTTCCTGCAGGTTTGCAAACAACTATCGGCCATTGCACCAACCAAGGAAACCTTCTACGAAGATCATCTGACTACGCTTCGTGATGTGATGGGAGTGATGCAGCATCATGACGCGATCACGGGTACCGAGAAGCAACATGTAGCCGACGACTATGCCCGCATGCTGTACGAGGGCTTCGAGGCATGCAGTGTCAATACTCGGTCGGCTTTGAACCAACTGGCTGGAGAACAGGATAACTTCAACTTCGACTTTGGATACTGCAAACAGGCGAACATCAGTGCTTGTGCAATGACCGAGAACTCGGACAACAATCTGGTGCTGTTGTACAATCCTCTTGGGCACAGCTCCAATGACTTTGTGCGCCTCCCGGTGAAGGATGGTAGCTATCTGGTACGAAATGATCGAGGACAGACGGTTCCATCTACTCTGATCCCGATTCCAAGCTCAGTGGTAGATCTTCCCTTCCGAGAAAGCGAGGCCACCCACGAACTGGTGTTCCAGGGTGAGCAGGTTGCTCCGGTGGGGTACAAGTCGTACTACGTCTCGAAAGAGGAGTCCGAGCGATCGTCGTCCTCTGCAGAAATTCGCCAAGAGGATAATGTGAGCATCGGCAATGAGCATCTGACGGTCCACTTCGACGAGAACGGATTCATGAGCTCGATCACGGTCCATGGAGAAACGCATTCTTTGAAGCAACATTTCCTGTACTACGACGGAGCCTTGGGAAACAACGAGGAGTTCCGCAACCGATCTTCCGGAGCGTACATCTTCCGTCCAAACGGAACTGAGAAGACTGTAACCGAGGTGGTCGAGATACAGGTGGTGAAGAGCGACATTGTGCAGGAAGTACATCAGGTATTCAACGAGTTTATCAGTCAGGTGATCAGAGTGTATGCGGGTCAAGAGCACGTGGAGTTGGAGTGGTTAGTGGGACCAATACCGATCGACGATGGTATCGGGAAGGAAATAATCTCTCGCTTTGAGTCTGACATCAAGAGCGATGGTGCGTTCTTTACGGATTCGAATGGGCGAGAGATGCTTCGCCGTGTACGAAACTATCGTGAAACATGGGAGCTAGATTTGGCAGAGCCAATTCCTGGCAATTACTATCCAGTGACAACCAAAATAGTCATTGAGGATGAGCAACTCCGACTAGCTGTGTTGAACGACCGTGCTCAGGGAGGTTCTAGCCTGGTAGATGGTCAACTAGAGTTGATGGTCCATCGACGACTACTTCGCGACGATCGTTTCGGTGTAGGAGAAGCTCTGAACGAAACACAGTTTAACACGGGACTAATTGCTCGAGGAAAGCACTGGCTAATGTTTGGTTCTTCATCACAAATCAACACCACTCCAACCCAAACCGCAAAGGAACGATTCCTGCAGAACAAAGTCCATCTACCGTCGTGGGTATTTGTTGCTCCATCAGATGAATTTACCTACGATCAGTATCTGAACCAATTTGTGACtagtttttcgtttatttccaAACCATTACCACTCAACGCTCATCTTCTTACGATGGAACCGTGGAAAGAGGACACAGTTTTGATAAGATTTGAACATTTGTTCGCTAAAGATGATGATCCACAGTACTCATTGCCAGTCCAGATAGATTTGCAGGATATGTTCGCAGACGTAAACGTGGTCAGTGTTCAGGAAACTACACTGGCTGGCAATCAGTGGAAGAAGGATTCTAAACGTATGGATTACGGACTGGGACCAAAGCAGCAGGCTGTCGTATCACCGAATATCAACGATAATCAATTCCTCGTTGAGCTGAAGCCGATGGAGATCAGAACTTTTGTCGTTCGTTtcgataaaaaatga
- the LOC128710731 gene encoding lysosomal alpha-mannosidase-like — MASKCSVLALLIVCSIVFAVNANPAWHKRDHRKLHGCGYEGCPAPMEGMINVHLVPHSHDDVGWLKTVDQYYYGSRNSIQKAGVQYILDSVVHELLKDPKRRFIYVESAFLKKWYLEQTPEMQQQVHMLVEEGRLEFVGGAWSMNDEAAVHYHSVVDQFTWGLRFLNDTFGECGRPRIGWQIDPFGHSREQASLFAQMGYDGLFFARLDYQDKNNRMAKKTPEMIWYTSNSLEENELFTSVLYNHYSAPPGYCFDVLCNDDPMIDDQQSTDYNIKTKIDTFITWLEKMAESYRTNNLILTMGDDFNYMNAVMNFKNMDKLIKYTNERQAEGSKINAFYSTPSCYVKAVHGANVELPTKSDDFFPYESDYHSFWTGYYTSRPTQKRYEREGNHFLQVCKQLSAIAPTKETFYEDRLTTLRDVMGVMQHHDAITGTEKQHVADDYARMLYEGFEACSVNTRSALNQLAGERDNFNFDFGYCKQANISACAMTESADNNLVLLYNPLGHSSNDFVRLPVKDGSYLVRNDRGQTVPSTLIPIPSSVVDLPFRESEATHELVFQGEQIAPVGYKSYYVSKEESERSSSSAEIRQEDNVSIGNEHLTVHFDENGFMSSITVHGETHSLKQHFLYYDGALGNNEEFRNRSSGAYIFRPNGTEKTVTEVVEIQVVKSDIVQEVHQVFNEFISQVIRVYAGQEHVELEWLVGPIPIDDGIGKEIISRFESDIKSDGAFFTDSNGREMLRRVRNYRETWELDLLEPVSGNYYPITAKIAIEDEQSRLAVLNDRAQGGSSLVDGQLELMVHRRLLRDDAFGVGEALNETQYGAGLVARGKHYLIFGSSQKDVSPTLQAKERFLQNKVLLPSWPFVNPVDNLLTYDDYLSNFRNIYSAIAQQLPPNVNLLTLEPWKDGTVLVRFEHLFEKHEDPVYSQAVRINIRNVLFALNIESIHETTLAGNQWKADSQRLQFSTESSANEIDRKHQVEHVPMVQESTDFDIELQPMEIRTFVVKRR; from the exons ATGGCTAGCAAGTGTTCCGTGTTAGcgttgttgattgtttgtaGCATTGTTTTTGCTGTGAATGCAAACCCCGCCTGGCATAAGAGGGACCATCGCAAGCTACATGGTTGTGGGTATGAG GGATGTCCGGCTCCGATGGAAGGAATGATCAATGTTCACCTAGTTCCACACAGCCACGATGATGTCGGCTGGCTTAAGACGGTGGATCAGTATTACTACGGAA GTCGTAACAGCATTCAGAAAGCGGGAGTGCAGTACATTCTGGATTCGGTCGTACACGAACTGCTAAAGGATCCGAAACGCCGGTTCATCTACGTAGAGTCGGCATTCTTGAAGAAGTGGTACTTGGAACAGACACCAGAGATGCAACAGCAGGTGCACATGTTGGTGGAGGAAGGCCGCCTAGAATTCGTCGGCGGTGCCTGGAGCATGAATGATGAGGCGGCCGTGCACTACCACAGTGTTGTCGATCAGTTTACGTGGGGATTGCGTTTCCTGAACGATACATTTGGGGAGTGCGGACGTCCACGCATTGGATGGCAGATTGATCCGTTCGGGCACTCGCGCGAGCAAGCGTCGCTGTTCGCACAGATGGGCTACGATGGGCTGTTCTTCGCCCGACTGGACTACCAGGATAAAAACAATCGCATGGCGAAGAAAACTCCGGAAATGATCTGGTACACCAGCAACAGCTTGGAAGAAAACGAGCTGTTTACTAGTGTGCTGTACAATCACTATTCAGCACCACCGGGTTACTGTTTCGATGTGTTGTGTAATGACGATCCTATGATTGATGATCAGCAGAGCACTGATTACAATATTAAAACCAAG ATTGACACATTTATCACCTGGTTGGAGAAGATGGCCGAATCTTATCGGACGAACAATTTGATCCTCACGATGGGTGATGATTTCAACTACATGAACGCCGTTATGAACTTCAAAAATATGGACAAACTTATCAA GTACACTAATGAACGGCAGGCTGAAGGATCAAAGATCAACGCATTCTACTCCACACCTTCTTGTTACGTCAAAGCGGTCCATGGTGCAAATGTGGAACTACCGACAAAGTCTGACGATTTCTTCCCTTACGAATCTGACTACCATTCGTTCTGGACGGGCTATTACACATCCAGACCTACCCAGAAGCGTTACGAACGGGAAGGAAATCATTTCCTGCAGGTTTGCAAACAACTATCGGCCATTGCACCAACGAAGGAAACCTTCTACGAAGATCGTCTAACTACGCTTCGTGATGTGATGGGAGTGATGCAGCATCATGACGCGATCACGGGTACCGAGAAGCAACATGTAGCCGACGACTATGCCCGCATGCTGTACGAGGGCTTCGAGGCATGCAGTGTCAATACTCGGTCGGCTTTGAACCAACTGGCTGGAGAACGGGATAACTTTAACTTCGACTTTGGATACTGCAAGCAGGCGAACATCAGTGCTTGTGCAATGACCGAGAGCGCGGACAACAATCTGGTGCTGTTGTACAATCCTCTTGGGCACAGCTCCAATGACTTTGTGCGCCTCCCGGTGAAGGATGGTAGCTATCTGGTACGAAATGATCGAGGACAGACGGTTCCATCTACTCTGATCCCGATTCCAAGCTCAGTGGTAGATCTTCCCTTCCGAGAAAGCGAGGCCACCCACGAACTGGTGTTCCAGGGTGAGCAGATTGCTCCTGTGGGTTACAAGTCGTACTACGTCTCGAAAGAGGAGTCCGAGCGATCGTCGTCCTCTGCAGAAATTCGCCAAGAGGATAATGTGAGCATCGGCAATGAGCATCTGACGGTCCACTTCGACGAGAACGGATTCATGAGCTCGATCACGGTCCATGGAGAAACGCATTCTTTGAAGCAACATTTCCTGTACTACGACGGAGCCTTGGGAAACAACGAGGAGTTCCGCAACCGATCTTCCGGAGCGTACATTTTCCGTCCGAACGGAACTGAGAAGACTGTAACCGAGGTGGTCGAGATACAGGTGGTGAAGAGCGACATTGTGCAGGAAGTACATCAGGTATTCAACGAGTTTATCAGTCAGGTGATCAGAGTGTATGCGGGTCAAGAGCACGTGGAGTTGGAGTGGTTGGTGGGACCAATACCGATCGACGATGGTATCGGGAAGGAAATAATCTCTCGCTTTGAGTCTGACATCAAGAGCGATGGTGCGTTCTTTACGGATTCGAATGGGCGAGAGATGCTTCGCCGTGTACGAAACTATCGTGAAACATGGGAATTGGACCTTTTGGAACCTGTGTCTGGCAACTACTACCCAATAACAGCCAAGATTGCCATTGAGGATGAACAATCCCGGTTGGCTGTGTTGAACGACCGTGCTCAGGGAGGTTCTAGCCTGGTAGATGGTCAACTGGAGTTGATGGTCCATCGCCGACTGCTTCGTGATGATGCATTTGGTGTAGGAGAAGCTCTGAACGAAACACAATACGGAGCTGGATTGGTAGCGCGGGGAAAACATTACCTCATCTTTGGTTCATCCCAAAAAGACGTCAGCCCCACACTGCAAGCAAAGGAACGATTCCTGCAGAACAAAGTGCTGCTACCCAGCTGGCCGTTCGTCAATCCCGTTGATAATTTACTGACCTATGACGATTACCTTTCGAACTTCCGCAACATCTACTCGGCTATCGCACAACAGTTGCCGCCGAACGTGAATCTACTCACACTCGAACCATGGAAAGATGGTACGGTTCTCGTGCGATTTGAACATCTCTTCGAGAAGCATGAAGATCCAGTATATTCGCAAGCCGTGCGCATCAACATTCGCAACGTTCTGTTCGCGTTGAACATTGAAAGCATCCATGAAACCACACTCGCCGGCAACCAGTGGAAGGCTGACTCGCAGCGATTGCAATTCAGCACCGAGTCGTCAGCCAACGAAATTGATCGTAAGCACCAGGTGGAACATGTTCCGATGGTGCAGGAAAGCACGGACTTCGATATTGAACTTCAACCGATGGAGATTAGAACGTTTGTAGTGAAACGGCGATAG
- the LOC128715387 gene encoding lysosomal alpha-mannosidase-like, whose protein sequence is MLVGRVRLVPIVLLVLGVTINLQHVSAGPWRDGVLRGGNAFAKRMSESDEYLEFGRKLKRSCGYESCPKPKKHMLNVHLVPHTHDDVGWLKTVDQYYYGSKTTIQKAGVQYILDSVVQSLLSDPERKFIYVESAFFFKWFNEQTVELQQQVRMLVDEGRLEFIGGAWSMNDEAAAHYHSVVDQFTWGLRKLNETFGECGRPRIGWQIDPFGHSREQASLFAQMGYDGLFFGRLDYQDKRERMTHKRAEMIWKTSDNLDDADLFTGALYNLYQAPPGFCFDILCSDEPFMDGRYSAENNVQAKVDKFLYYVSLQAESYRTNNIILTMGGDFTYMDANVYFKNMDKLIKYTNARQANGTNVNVFYSTPSCYLKALHDMGITWPTKSDDFFPYASDPHSYWTGYYTSRPTSKRFERVGNHFLQVCKQLTALAPTREAHMEPHLNVLREAMGVMQHHDAITGTEKQHVANDYARMLNVAVKACSANTKSVLNQIVDPKYKRSLRSAGLPFEHATPYPEYTFAFQSCHLLNVSRCELTESKDSFTVTLYNPLAHAGHEYVRVPVTGGRYIVRDYRNVEVSSQLVPIPQSVLNLSYRFSNATSELVFLANELPPLGFKSYFVTRAIDSLDDFLHESPAAVPSAPARADQPADEQTTRWQSEEVTIGNKYLNVSFDSNGFMSSITIDGVTNRLRQTFVYYEGALGNNEEFRNRSSGAYIFRPNGTEKTVTDNVQLKVVNGPTVQEVHQVFNEWISQVVRIYADESHVEFEWMVGPIPVDDGVGKEIVSRFYTAAQSSGVFWTDANGREMIRRVRNHRDTWVLDLMEKISGNYYPVTAKIALEDENLRLAVLNDRAQGGSSLEDGSLELMVHRRLLHDDAFGVEEALNEKAFGKGLVARGKHWVIFGAKRPVSPTPEARERFLQNRVLLPNWIFFSDVSEFKYEDWQKQYTNIYTALSLSLPLNVHLLTFEPWQDNSILVRFEHLLEKGEDPLYSKPVRFNVQDVFRRFSIEEIRETTLGANQLKEDSKRLKFKPDPDYIVYNEVKRDVSAAQPSPSPPNVQSAPSPTMQDIARNVGDDGFEILLKPMQIRTFIFQLEYKP, encoded by the exons ATGCTGGTAGGGCGTGTGCGGCTCGTGCCAAtcgtgctgctggtgctcgGTGTAACGATTAACCTGCAGCATGTTTCTGCCGGACCGTGGCGTGACGGGGTGCTTCGGGGCGGTAACGCATTCGCCAAGCGAATGTCGGAAAGTGATGAGTATTTAGAATTTGGTCGAAAGCTAAAACGATCGTGCGGATATGAG TCGTGCCCGAAACCAAAGAAACATATGCTTAATGTGCATTTGGTGCCCCACACACACGATGACGTTGGCTGGCTGAAGACGGTCGACCAGTACTACTATGGAA GTAAAACCACTATCCAGAAGGCGGGCGTACAGTACATCCTCGATTCGGTCGTGCAATCGTTGCTAAGCGACCCGGAACGTAAGTTCATCTACGTCGAGTCGGCATTCTTCTTCAAGTGGTTCAACGAGCAGACGGTGGAGCTGCAGCAACAGGTTCGGATGCTGGTCGACGAGGGACGGCTGGAGTTTATCGGCGGTGCCTGGAGCATGAACGATGAGGCTGCGGCACACTATCACAGTGTGGTCGATCAGTTTACCTGGGGTTTGCGGAAGCTGAACGAAACGTTCGGCGAGTGCGGCCGTCCACGGATCGGTTGGCAGATTGATCCGTTCGGGCACTCGCGCGAGCAGGCGTCGCTGTTCGCACAGATGGGCTACGATGGGCTGTTCTTCGGACGACTCGACTATCAGGACAAGCGGGAACGAATGACGCACAAGCGGGCTGAAATGATCTGGAAGACGAGCGATAATCTCGACGACGCTGATCTGTTTACCGGGGCTCTGTACAACTTGTATCAGGCACCGCCGGGCTTCTGCTTTGACATACTTTGCTCAGATGAACCCTTCATGGACGGTCGTTATTCTGCGGAGAATAATGTGCAAGCAAAG GTGGATAAGTTCCTGTACTACGTAAGTCTACAGGCGGAAAGCTATCGAACGAACAACATCATTCTGACTATGGGAGGTGACTTTACTTACATGGATGCCAACGTTTACTTCAAAAACATGGACAAATTGATCAA ATACACCAACGCACGCCAAGCCAACGGAACGAATGTGAACGTATTCTACTCGACACCTTCTTGCTATCTTAAAGCGCTGCACGATATGGGAATCACCTGGCCGACCAAATCCGACGATTTCTTCCCGTACGCGTCCGATCCGCACTCGTACTGGACCGGGTACTACACCTCAAGACCGACGAGCAAACGCTTCGAACGTGTCGGTAACCATTTCCTGCAAGTGTGCAAACAGTTGACTGCCTTGGCCCCAACTCGGGAGGCGCATATGGAACCGCACCTGAACGTACTGCGCGAGGCAATGGGTGTAATGCAACATCACGATGCCATCACCGGCACCGAGAAGCAACACGTCGCCAACGATTATGCCCGCATGCTGAATGTGGCGGTCAAGGCGTGCAGTGCGAACACAAAGTCCGTACTGAACCAGATCGTCGATCCGAAGTACAAACGATCGTTGCGCTCGGCCGGTTTGCCTTTCGAGCATGCCACGCCGTATCCCGAGTACACGTTTGCCTTCCAATCCTGCCATCTGCTGAACGTGAGCCGGTGTGAGCTTACCGAATCGAAGGATAGCTTCACCGTAACGCTTTACAACCCACTGGCGCACGCTGGTCACGAGTACGTACGCGTCCCGGTGACCGGTGGCAGATACATTGTGCGCGACTATCGTAACGTGGAAGTGTCATCGCAACTGGTGCCCATACCACAATCGGTACTAAATCTGAGCTATCGCTTCAGTAACGCTACCTCGGAGTTAGTGTTTCTGGCAAACGAGCTTCCGCCACTCGGGTTTAAATCGTACTTTGTAACACGCGCCATTGACTCTTTGGATGATTTCCTGCACGAATCACCTGCTGCCGTGCCTTCAGCTCCAGCCCGTGCAGACCAGCCTGCGGACGAGCAAACGACACGCTGGCAGTCGGAGGAAGTAACGATTGGTAACAAGTATTTGAACGTTTCGTTCGACAGTAACGGCTTCATGAGCTCCATAACGATCGATGGTGTTACGAACAGGCTAAGGCAAACGTTCGTGTACTATGAGGGAGCGCTCGGAAACAACGAAGAGTTCCGCAATCGATCGTCGGGTGCGTACATCTTCCGCCCGAACGGTACGGAGAAAACCGTTACGGACAATGTGCAGCTGAAGGTGGTGAACGGACCAACGGTGCAAGAGGTTCATCAAGTCTTTAACGAGTGGATCAGTCAGGTGGTGCGAATTTACGCCGACGAAAGCCATGTCGAGTTCGAATGGATGGTGGGTCCCATACCGGTTGACGATGGGGTGGGCAAGGAGATTGTGTCACGGTTCTACACCGCCGCCCAGTCAAGTGGCGTCTTCTGGACCGATGCGAATGGTCGCGAAATGATCAGGCGGGTACGCAACCATCGCGATACCTGGGTGTTGGATCTGATGGAGAAGATCTCGGGCAATTACTATCCGGTAACGGCGAAAATAGCACTGGAGGACGAAAACCTTCGACTGGCCGTGCTGAACGATCGGGCCCAGGGTGGTTCCAGTTTGGAAGACGGATCACTGGAGTTGATGGTACATCGCCGCCTGCTGCACGATGATGCGTTCGGTGTTGAGGAGGCGTTGAATGAGAAAGCATTTGGCAAGGGTTTGGTGGCCCGTGGTAAGCATTGGGTAATTTTCGGGGCGAAGAGACCCGTCAGCCCAACACCGGAGGCACGCGAACGATTCCTGCAGAACCGGGTGCTGCTACCCAACTGGATCTTTTTCAGCGATGTCAGCGAGTTTAAGTACGAGGACTGGCAGAAGCAGTATACCAACATT TACACTGCGCTTTCGTTGTCACTCCCGTTGAATGTTCATCTGCTCACGTTTGAGCCATGGCAGGATAATAGCATTCTGGTGCGTTTCGAGCATCTGCTCGAGAAAGGCGAAGATCCACTGTACTCCAAACCGGTGCGATTCAACGTGCAGGACGTATTCCGCCGGTTCAGCATTGAGGAGATCCGTGAGACCACCCTGGGGGCCAATCAGCTGAAGGAGGATTCTAAACGACTGAAATTTAAACCCGATCCGGATTATATCGTGTACAATGAAGTGAAGCGGGATGTGAGTGCGGCCCAACCTTCCCCATCGCCACCGAACGTGCAATCTGCACCGTCGCCTACGATGCAAGACATTGCGCGCAACGTTGGTGATGATgggtttgaaattttgcttaaACCGATGCAGATTAGAACGTTCATCTTTCAGCTAGAGTACAAGCCATAA